The Desulfonatronum sp. SC1 DNA segment GCACCCGCCAGAGCTCCCTGGTATCGATGACCAGCCGCTCCTGCCCGGATTCATGATCCCGGAGCAAATCGAGCAGCACATGCGCGGCTTTGCGGTCGAACTCGCCGCGGGCCTTGATCCGCAGTTCTCCGGAGATCAGCTCCGTGGAGACGGAAAAGTCGTGGGACATGGTGCGTTATCCAGTGCTTCGGAATCAGCGTCCAGCAGCGCTTCCATGAGGCGTTTACGTAGTGTTTCAAGCTGCTTGGAGCGAAAACTGCGCTTGCTCTGCTCCAGAACCAGAATCGCCTCGCGAATGGCTCCTTCCAGATGCTTCTCTCGGTGATAGTCACAAAGGTAACAAGACTGACCATCAATATCAATACTTGCTTGTAGTATGGTCAGTTTCGCCAGGATGCGTCCCTGGTCGTCGACCTTCTTGTGCAGTTCCGTGATGCTCTCGTTCAGGGAACCGATAACTGAAGATTTGTCCATGCTTTTGATCTAACTAAATGGTGAGTTTGAGGAATCACGGTTCGTCGTGAGCCGAGCCGAACATTACACCGTCAATCTTTCATGCAGCTCACGCAGAACATCCACGACGCGGTCCTCGTTGCCGGTGAACAGTTCATTTAACAAGGCCGGAGCGACGCGCTCCGGATCGTACTCGATGATCACGGACAGGGCCATGACGTTGACCCGAACGGAAAGCACGCCCGGCGGCAGTTCCGAGTGCGACGCGGTCAACTCCCGAACCTCGGGCCGGGATACCAGGGCCGGACTGAAAAACAGTCGGATGCGTCCGGGAATATGGTGCTTGATGGTCAGGTAATGACGAAGTCCGGCAAGATCGGATAGCTGCATTTTTTCAGTTCTTGTTTTTTTGGTTCTTGGTTCGACGTTCTTCGTTAGACGTTTTTGGTTCTTCGTTCCTGGTTCGACGTTCGTTGCTGTTACCCGGTTGAACCTGACTGACCCGCCCTTTGCTCTCACGGAGAAAAGTGGCGCAAAACCGGATCCTCCGCGTCATTCCCAACAAAGAACGAAGAACCAGGAACGGCTAACGAAGAACACCGTACCCAGAACGTCCCTTACGCCAGCACCCGCTTCCGATACCCGTAAAGATGGTAACTCAGGAATCCGAGAAACATTGCGCCGGTGAAGATGTGCCCATCTTCCCTATCAATGAGGGCGAAAAGCATTGCCAGGCCGAGGCTGGAGAGCATGCCTCGCTTGGCAATGGTCATGTTGGCGGCCTTGTTCGACGCCTTGGGCGTAGATTTGGGCTCCAGGGCGGCGTCAGAGCCGGGGACTTTCTTCAGGGCCTTGTGCAGCGCGGCCTCGACCTTGGGATCGTCCATGTAATGGATCAACAGGCTTCCGGTACGTGGGTTGTGTTGAACATCGAAAACGCCACCCAGTTTGGCGACGGACTCGGTCAAACGGTGTAACGCGGTCTGATCCTCGGTTCGAATCCGGAGTCTTCCGGGAATGGAGCTGACGTACATCGTGACTGCCTCCTTTGGTAGCGGTTTTCGCGAAACACACCCCTTGGGGCACGAGCGCGCCGTGCCCCTACCGCATACCGTCATCGTAGGGGCGCAGACTGTTCACCGTGACCAAGATGGTCGCCAGATTGTGGACCAAGGCCGATACAGCGGGCGAAATCCGCCCGGCCAATCCGAGCAGCACAAGAGCACCGTTGATGCCCACGGCCGCCGAATAGTTCCAGCGCAGCCGGGACATGGCCCGGGACGAGATGGCCCTGGCGGTGAGAATGCCGTCCAGGTCGGCGTTGGTCAACAAGACGTCGCAAACTTCATGGGCGATGTCCGCCCCGGACTTCATGGAAACGCCCACGTCCGCCGCGGACAGGGCCGGGGTGTCGTTGATCCCGTCACCGACCATGGCCACCACGTGGCCTGAGGAACGCAGATCTTGAACAATGCGGACCTTGTCCTCGGGCAGCAACTGGGAATGAAATTCGTCGATGTTCAGCCGTCGGGACACGCTGGCCGCACTCTCCTCGCCATCTCCGGTGAGCATCAAGACCCGCTTGACGCCGCCCTGACGCAGCAGTTGCAGAAACAGGCCCGCGTCACGGCGTACCGGGTCCTCCAAAAGAATGACCCCGGCCAAGTCCTGCCCCATACCCACGTAGAGCACGGAACAGCCCTGCTCCGCGGCCCGGGCCACGGCATCCGCGGCCCGGGCCAAATCGATTTTGCCGTGCTCCTGGAGAAAATGGCGACTGCCGACCAGGACACGTTGCCCCTTGAGTTTGGAGGCTATCCCGTGGGCAAGAATATACTCCAGTTCAGCATGTTCTTCCTTGTGGGACAAGCCTTCCCGATCCGCCATGGTCACCACGGCCCGGGCCAGGGGATGCGGGAAGTGCTCCTCCAGACAGGCCGCGACGCGCAAGACTTCGCGGGCTTCATGACCATTGAAGGGGATTACCTCCAGGCCCTGGGGATGGGCCTCGGTCAGGGTCCCGGTCTTGTCGAAAACATACGTGTCGGCTTGGTCGAGTTTTTCCAAAAACCTACCGCCCTTGATCAGCACGCCCTTGGTGGAAGCCTCGCGCATGGCTGCAAGCATGGTCAGGGGCGTGGAAAGCTTGATGGCGCAGGAAAAATCCACCAGCAGCACGGACACGGCCCGGTTCAGATTCCGGGTCAGAAACCAGGTCAACAGACTCAAGCCCAGGGTCAGCGGCACGACCCGGTCGGCCCATTGTTCGGCTCGGGCCTGCAAGCCGGCCTTGAGCCGCTCGGACTGTTCCAGAATCTTGACGATCTTGTGTACCCGTGTAGCGTCGCCCACCTGATCGGCCCGGATGACGATGGTCCCCTCCTCCACGGCGGTCCCGGCAAAAACCGAAATACCCAGGCCCTTGGCCACGGCCAAGGGTTCTCCGGTCAACGATGCCTGGTTGACCATGGCTTCGCCCTCCACCACCACGCCGTCCACGGCGATCCGCGATCCGGCCTGGACAACCACCAAATCGCCAGCGCGGACCTTTTCCAGAGGCCGCTCCTCCATCTGGTCGCCGTTTTTGACCCAGACCGTGGGCGGCAAGTGCAGCAGGTCCTGGGCCAGTTGGTCACGGGAGCGCTTGCGGGTCCATTGCTCCAGAAATTCGCCCAGGGACAAGAGCGTGGTGATGATCATCACCGAGCGCAAATCCCGACGGGCCAGGGAAATGCCGATGGCCAGGCCATCCAGCACGTCGATGTTCAACCGCCCGCGCAACAGGGATGCAAGCCCCTTGAGCAGAAACGGCAGGGCACGACGAGCGGCCATGATCAACCGAACCCAGGGCGGCAGGAAGGGGCGTAACAACAGTCCGGGAAAGGCCAGGGTGCGCAGGAAAGAGGGTTGGTCTGGCGCATCCTCGGCGGTCATGTCCATGGCCGACCGAGCGGAAGACGGTTGCGGCGTCTCGCTCAGTTCGCGCAAGGCCAAGCCTTGATCCAGAAACAAGCTTAACAGTCTTTCCAAGGCGACGCTTTCGTCATGAAAAACCAGAATACTGCCCGTACGTGAAGATATCCGCGTTTCCCGCACCCCGTGATGACCGATCAGGCCGCGCTGGATCATGTCCATGGTGGCCTGGTCCGGAACGTGATCAAGGCGGAGTCGAAACCGGCCGGGCAAGGCGTGGACGAGTACGACGAGCAAGCGTTTTGGAGGTCTGCCCATGGGGAAATCCTGAGATAGTGAGGTTTAGGAGTCAGGAGTCAGAAAGAAAATTCAAAATCATGAGGTCACCCTGGCCGCAAGACGACCAGGGTGGATGATGATTATTTGGATTTTTCCTGCGCCACGGCGACAGGTTTGGCCTGCTTGGCCTCGGCCACCAAATCCTCCACGTTTTCCTTGGCCTTTTCCAGGGACGTCATCATCTTGTCCTTTACGGCTAGACCTTGGGCCAAGGTGCCCACCACCGCCCCCCGCAAGGGGCTGTCCTGCCGAGCCATGAGGCTGGCCCCGGCCGCGCCGATCACGACACCGGCTAGCAACCACAATCCACTTCGCATCATTTCGTTCATTTCGCACCTCCCGGGTTATCCTATACAAACCATAACACATCGAATTTTTGGACACTTACAAAAAAAAACGCTCCCAGCGCAACCAGAAACAACAACCGCCCCGACTCCATCACCCCACGTGATGGATGATGAAGCCGGGGCGCTTCAGGAGGGGGCTTACGGGATATCCGTGACCTGAATCCAAAGCACGGCTTCCTGGACCAATTCCTTGCCTTCGTGCTCCAGTTCGACCACGTCAGGCACGGCGATGCCCCACCAGCCGGCCTTGGGCAGACCGATGGTGAATTCACCCTTGTCGTTGGCCAGGACGGTCATGGTTTCAAAAGCCGGATGCGGAGCCTCGATCTTGGGCTCGCCGACAAAGGCGTTGCCGGCCATGTCCACGTCCACGTTCAGGTACTCGATCTCGACCTCGATGTTCGGAACCGGCTCGCCATTGGACATGACCACGCCGGTGAACACTCCGCCGGTCCAATTGGCGTAGGGCTTGTTCCGAGGCACGATCTCGGCGGGCAAACCCAAAGGCTCATGCCAGTTGCCGGGCATGCCGCCCACGTTCATGATCATCTTGGTGAACTGTTGGATGTATCCTTCATCGGCCTTTTCATAGTAGGGAGTCGGAACCAGCACGAAAACATAGTCGCCCATGGAGCGGACCACGCGAGCCGGAAGAGTGGCGTCAAAAGCCTTGCCCGCGGCGTCGCCCAGCCCCTTCCAGGTGATCTCCGAGAGATATTCCTTCAGGTCGGTCTTCTGGGGTTCACCTTCCTCGCCGCGCTGATGTACCATGTAGAACTCCTGGACCGGGTCCATGTCCATGATATGATCACCCTCAAAAGGATGGGTGAAGACCAGCTTCATGCTCATCTCTCCACCCTGGTTCAAAGCGCTTTCCGGAGTGTAGAGCATTTGAAAATGGGCCAGGGCCGGGGCGCTCAGGAACAGGGTCAACAATCCGGCAAGTAACAAACCACGTTTCATTTCTTCCTCCATTTCAGGTTTACACAATGTTAAAAATAACAATCCTTCTCATATTGACCAAATGAAAAATCGAGCCAAAACAGACATCGCGGCTCGAACATTTCCTACTCGAAAATCTGCGAACCAGGGATCAAAATGTCATGCCCCTCGCCGCCGTCGAACAGCACGGAATACTCGTCCTCGGGCTTGTCGAACTCCACATCGCTGTTTCCGGACAATTGGAGAGACAAAATCACCTCTCCGGATGCGTCCTTGACAATGATCGGAACCCCGGCGGCACTGGAACCGTCGGAAAACCCGCCTTCGCAGTAGATGGTCCCGTCGGCGTTGTCGAAGCAGGAGAACAGCGGCGTATGCGCCGAAACCGTTCCCGCGACCGTCAGAAATCCCACCAAAACAAACAAAATCAATCCGCGTCGCAACATGTCAGTATCCTCCACTATTAAAAACTGGTTTAAAGGTTTTTGCTAACCACCCCTGGCCCCTCCCAAGAGGAGAATGGGAGATGAGGGATGAAACCTGAGACCTGAGAAACGTTCTTGGTTCCTTGTTCTTCGTTCATCGCTGAAAAAATGATACTCTTGTAAAAATTTAAACGTGAACCTGAATTCCCGTCACCCTTCGGTCCAATCCCCTCCTGGGAGGGGTCAGGGGTGGGTTCCCTCAGGTCTCAGGTTTCACCCCTCATCCCTTTATCTCATCCTTCAGCTCTTTCTCCTTCTCTTTCCCCTCCCCCCGCAAATCCCCGATCCCATCCTGACTCGGCAACTTCAGGGCCGACGGACAAGAATCGCAGGAGCACCCTTTCCTTCTGAAAAACGTTTTCCAAATATAAAAGACAGCCCAAGCCAACAGAACTCCCAGAATCAGGTATTCCCAGAGCATGATCAGACCTCCTTGGCACGAGTGAGAGCGGCTTTGGGCTCTTTCCAGGCCGGATCAGGCAGAAAGGACAGGCCGATGGCCGTGCCCAGGGCCAGGAAGTAGAACCCGACCATGGCCTGGATGCCGCTCAGGCCGAGCCAGGTGCTGATGGTGAACACCCCGCTGGCCACGGCCAGACCGAATACCGTTGGGAAGATGATTGAGAAGAACATCCATTTGTAGGAACCGGTCTGAACCTTGACCATGATCGTGGTGGCAAGGCAAGGCGGGTACAAGGCGAAAAAGAGAATCAGGGCAAAAGCATGCAGAGGGGTGAACCCGGTGGCTTCACCAGACCTCTCCATACGCTCTTCCAGGGACAACGACTCGTCGGCGCCTTCCTGGAACAAGACGCCCAGTGTGGCCACGCTGGATTCCCGGGCCGCGAAGGAACTGATCAGGGCCACGTTGATCTTCCAGTCGAACCCGGCATACTGCGTCACTGGCTCCAGGGCCCGGCCCACGGTGCCGAAGTAACTGTAGACAATGGTTTCCTCGCGGATGGCCGTGCGCAGATTGGATCGTTCGGAGGACAAACCGCGCAGATGCCGGCTGATGGTGCGGGCATCCGCGTCCCTGGGGCGCAGCAAGGGGAAGATCTCAGGATGCAGGGCTTCGTAGCGGTCGTCCACGGCGGAAGAGGCCTCCTGGGTGGAAGCTGCCAGCTTGGCCTCGCGGTAGGTGTTGGCGATGTTCAGCAGGTTGAGCACGGCTTGGTCGTCGGCAAGAATCTCCGCGTAGGGCGTCTCCTGGATGTTCCCGCGAAAGGTGGCGATGGCCTCGTCCATGCGGGCGTCGAAATAGGACATGCGTTCCTCCGGCAGACCGGGAAACTGCAAAAGGACATAGACCACAACGGCCACGGCCACCACGATGGTCCCCACCTTTTTGATGTAGACCCAGGTCCGATCAACGGCGCGGCGCAGCACGCCCATCAGCGTGGGCATGTGGTAGTTGGGCATCTCCATGACGAACGGGGCCGTTTCCCGACCGCGCAGGATGGTCGAGGTGAGCAGCTTGGCGATGATCATGGCCATGATGATGGTGATCGTGGAGATGAACAGCATCAGGTAAGATTTATAGGCCGCGAAATAGATGGAGACCAACAGGGTGTACAGGGGAATTTTGGCCAGGCAGTTCATGTACGGAACGGTTAGAATCGTGGCCAATCGAGAACGCTCGTCCGGAATGCCCTTGGTGGCCATGATCCCGGGCACGGCGCAGCCGCCTGTGAACACCCCTCCCAGAATGAACGGCAGGGTGGACTGGCCGTGCAGGCCGAAACTCTGAAAGACCCGATCCAGGATGAAGGCGATCCGGGCCATGTATCCGGAGTCTTCCAGGATCGCGATCAGGGCGAAGAGAATCAGGAAGATGGGCACATAGTTGAGCAGGGTGTTTACGCTGTCCACCATCCACAGGGACATGGAGCGGAGGATGGTATCGTGGAGCAGCCCGGGGTCGGGCAGGAGTCCGGCAACGACGGTCCGCACCCAGGCCAGGGCGGGCCAGGTCAGGAAGGTCAGCTTATAGCCCTGGACGATGGACAACTCGTAGATCATGTAGACCGTGAGCACCAGAAAGATCGGGGCAAAGGCCCGGTGCAGGAGCACCCTGTCGATTTTTTCGGAAAAGCGCACCGTGTCCGCCCTGGTCACCTCCACGCACTGCTCCACCAGGGAGGCGGCCAAGCGGTCTCGACACGTGACTATATAGTCCGCCGGGGTGATGTCCATCTTCCCCTGAAACACGGCGGTGGCCGCGGATACCGCGTCCATTACGGCATCAGCCCGAGCATGGTGTCGTCGCAACAGCTTCAAGGCCTCGGAGTCGCCCTCCAGGAGCTTGACCGCCATCCAACGCAAGGGGACGGCCTTGACCAGATTTTCCGATTCCAGCAGCTGCTCGTGGACAGAGGCAATGTGTTCTTCCAACTCTTCGTAAATGATCCGCAAACCATGCTGATCCTGGAATCCTTCATCCTCCCCCCGTTCCTCACGAGCCGCGCGGCGCAGGGCCTGGCGCAGTTCCAGCTTCCCCCGGCCCTTGCGGCCCACAGTGGGCACGACCTCGATGCCCAATAGCCGACCCAGCTTTTCGTGATCGATCTTACGCCCTTGGGCCGTGGCCACGTCCACCATGTTCAGAGCCATGACCACGGGAAACGACATTTCCAGAATCTGGAAGGTGAAGTACAGCCCCCGGCGCAGACTGGAGGCGTCGATGACGTTGAGGATGGCGTCGGGTCGTTCCCGCAACAAAAAATCCCTTGCCACCCGCTCTTCCAGGGAAAAGGAGGTCAGACTGTAGGTCCCGGGCAGGTCCACGACCTCCACCCGACCCAGTTCGTCACGATAATTGCCGGTCTTCTTGTCCACGGTCACGCCGGGGTAGTTGGCGATATGCTGGTTCGCCCCGGTGAGCATGTTGAAGATGGTCGACTTGCCGGCGTTTTGCTGACCGGCCAGTCCGATCATGATGTTTTTCTTGGCGGGTGACATGCTATCCTTCAGAAGATCGTGCATTTCCCAAAAGACCACGGGTGGCCGTCTCTATCAGGAAACTATTTGGAATGGCGTAAAAATCTCAGTAAGTACCAAAGTGATTTTCAAGATCAACTCAACACCAGGATACTCGACATAGTCCTGCACATAACGTGAGCGAGCCCGACTAGGCCGCCCGCACGTCGATCAAATCCGCCTCCCGCTTGCGTAGTGTGACATAGTAATCGCCGACGCGCAGCTCCAGTGGGTCGCCCAGCGTGGCGCAACGGACCATTTCAATCTCGGCGTTGGGAACAAAGCCCAGGTCCAGCAGGCGCTGCCGGATGGCCCCGTGGGCCCTGTGTCGTCGGATGCGGCATCGGCACCCGTTGGCCACGTTGGTCAGGGTCTGATCCTCCCCATTGCCGCCCTGCGTGGTATGCGCACAGGAAGGGCACTCTTGGACCGGCATGGCTTTTTGTTTCCGGAAACGATGCAACATGGCTTCATTCTCCTTGTTTGTTGAGGACGCTCACGAAGATTCCAACCCATGGCCCACAAAACCTCAATGAGGCTAAGTCAGTGGCGCTGGATGCTGAATAACTACTGATAAGCAGTTTCAATGTCAACCCCGCAACCTGCTTTCGCCGCACCAGGGACTTCATTTCCATATCCGATCAAAAATGGGAGGGCGGAGTCTGAACGTTACCCTGCCCCTGGATTTCCGCTTTCGCGAAAACCCTAACCAAACTTGCCACAAATCTTCCAATCGTGCTCAGCGAAGCGGTGCTCGCAGCGCTCCGCGCAGCCCCACGGCCAGCCAGTCCAGAACCAAGGTTGGGGCGACCTGTGCTCGCAGGGCCTGCTCGGCCTCGTCCAGGTGCAGGTCAACGGCCCGCCAGGCTGCGGGGCTCCCTTGTTCGCGGAACACCCGAGCCAGAGACGAATCCGGTCGGCCCTGGCAGGCCCGGATCAGACCCCGGCGGCAGGTGTGGACCATATGAAAGGCCAGCGGTCGGTCCACCTGGCCCTTGATCAGGGTCCGGCCGAACCAGCCCCGGCCGGTCGTCAGGAATCGGGCCAGGGCTTCGCCCCATTCCGTATCCGGCCCTCCTTCCCGTTCCTGAATCCCGTCCAGGTCCCAGGACAGGGTCGCCACCCAGCTTCTGGAGACCAGGGTGCGCAACAGGCGCTCCCGTTGAGGGGCCAGCAGGACGTAGGCGTTGCGGGTTTCGGTGTCCTCCATGGACTTGAGCAGGGCGTTGGCCGCCTCTTCTGTCAATTCCTGGGCCTCGCCCAGAGCCACCACCCGGCGCTTCGCGTCCCGGGGCGCCTGACCCAACAGGCCGCGCAGCTCCCGGACCGTATCGATGCCGATCCGCCCTTCCCTGCCGTCCAGATAGATCAGATCCAGAAACACGCCGTCCCGAATCCGGCTGCACGCGGGGCAATGCTCACAGGGCCTCGGGCCGTCGACAGGGAGCGAGGCGTCCGGACCAGGAAGTTCGGGGCCGTCGGGCGAATCGAAAGGAGAGTCGTTGAGAGAAGGAGGGAGGAGGGAGGGAGCCGGAAGCGCCGTACAGTTGAGCAGGGCCGTCCAATAGAGAGCGAGCTTTTCGCGCTCTTCGGCGGTTCCGCCCTCCAGGAGAAGCACACGGGGGGTGCGGGAAAGCAGGCGGGCCAGGATGCCTACCACTCGCTCCTGGCCCGGAATCCGGTACATGTCCGGCACGACCCGCGGGGCCCATTCCTGGGCCTCGTCCTGGGTCTGCTTTTTGGTTTGGCCCTTGGTCCGGGCCTGGGAGGCCGCCTTGGCCATAAACAGCCTCCGTTACGTGCAACGTTCGAAGGTCTGCTGGCGATCCGGCCCCACGGAGACGATGGACACCGGAACCCCGAGTTCCTGTTCCAGCCGCAGGATGTAGGCTCGCGCGGCATCCGGAAGGTCATCCCAGGCCGCGACCTTGCCGATGTCCTCGGACCAGCCCGGTACGTCCACATAAATGGGCTTCACCGCTGCCAGCAGCCCTTCGCCCTGGGGAGGATACGCCAGTTCCCGGCCATTCAGCTCGTACCCGACGCAGATCCGGATTTGGTCCAGGCCGCTGAGCACGTCCAGCTTGGTCAGGACGATCTCCGACACACCGTTCAAGCGGATGGATTCGCGCAGCAAGGGCAGATCCAGCCAGCCGCAGCGTCGTTTGCGGCCCGTGGTCGCGCCGAACTCGCCGCCCTGTCGCTGCAAATGATCGCCCACGGAGTCGAAGAGTTCCGTGGGAAAGGGGCCGGAGCCGACCCGGGTGGTGTAGGCCTTGACGATGCCCATGACCGTGCCCAGCAGCCTCGGCGAGCACCCCGCTCCGGCGGCCACGTTGCCGGCCACGGTGTTGGAGGAGGTTACGAAGGGATAGGTACCGTGATCAATGTCCAGGTGGGTCCCCTGGGCGCCCTCGAAGAGCACGCCGCGCCCGTCCGCGACGGCCTGGGCGATGCGCTCCGAAACGTCCCCAACATGAGCCGTCAGCCGTTTGCCGGACTCCAGAACCTCTTCCAGCACAGCGTCCACGTCCATGGCCTGAGCCCTGTAATAATGGGTGAACAAGGCGTTCTTTTCAGCAAGGGCCTGAACGATCTTACTCCGCACCAAATCCGGCGCGTGGAAGTCCCCGACCCGGACACCCACCCGGGCCGCCTTATCCTCGTAGCACGGTCCGATGCCCCTGCCCGTGGTGCCGATCTTTTCGCCGGTGCGCTTCTCCTCGCGGAGTTTGTCCAGAACCTTGTGGTAGGGCATGATCACATGGGTCTTGGGACTAATTAGAATCCGCTCCGGACCCACGTCCAGTCCGCGGTCGGCCAGGGCGTCCAGTTCTTGGCAAAAGACCTCCGGGTCCAGCACCACGCCGTTGCCGATCAGGCAGACCTTGCCGGGGTGCAATATTCCCGAGGGAATCAGATGCAGGATGAAGGTCTTATCGCCGACGACCAGGGTGTGACCAGCGTTGTTTCCGCCCTGAAACCGGACGATCAGGTCCGCCCGTTCCGTCAGCAAATCAACGATCTTACCCTTGCCTTCATCACCCCATTGGGTGCCCACCACGACGATGTTTGACATGAACCGCTCCTTGAAAGTATATCTTAGCGTTTGCGCAAGACGACCCATCTCCCTAAAAAAGGCCGTCCGCAAAGTCAATGCACGTCATGAAGTTTTCTGCTGTCTTCCGCTTTTCCACGACATGCGGCGTTCCGACGCCTTCTTGCTCCGGCGCGGCCCACGCCGCTCGGCTCACTCTCTCGCAATGAAACGAATCCACTATCTCTTGCTTATCAGACATTGGCGTCTTTTAGTCTTTCTCCTGGTGTTCGCTCAGTTGGTCCTGGTGAACAAACTGCTCTGGGACGCCCACCCTCCCGGTTTGATCAAGCCGGTGGTCCGTGTGTTGGCTCCAGAGTCCGAATTGGTCCACTCCCGAATTTCGCCTTACGGCCCGGGGCTGGAGCGGGAACTGGTGGAACTGTTCGCCGAGCAGGCCGGGGTGCATCCGATCTGGCTGCACATGGACGGCCCCGGAGCCGCCTGGGACGAACTGCGCCATCACCGGGCCGACTTGCTGGTCGGTGTCGGATACGCACCGTCCCGGCCCTTCCTGGACTCCCTGGTGACCCCTGTAGCCTCCGGGCCCATCTACGCCCGCCATCCCGTGGGGGTGGTCCATCAGCGTCGCCACCACCCTCCCCAGGACCCGTCGGACCTCTGCCGCCGCAAGGTCTTGCTCCCGGAAAACCCGCTCCTGCGCCTGACCTTCCTCCAGTTGCTGGACGACGTAGACCGGAACGGCCTGAGCCTGGACGATACGACTTGCTCCGAGGCCCCACTGCTGACCAAGGAAGCATCGCTTCCGGTGCAGCTCGCGGCCATGGTCGAAACCGAGGCCCGCTTCACCCTCGTGGACACCGGGCGTTTCTCTCTTTGGGGGCCGTTCTACGCCGACTTCCAACTGGCCCACAGCCTGGAAACGACTCTGGAATACCGCTGGTTCTGGCGCGACGACCGCAACCTGCTCGCCCCCAAGCTGACCGAGTTCTGGAATAATATGATCCAGGACAATGAGCTGGAGCGGATTCAGGATAAATATCTCGGATTCCTTCCGGAAAGCAGCGACCGCTTCGCCCTGCTGCACCTGCTGGAAACCCTCCAGCGCGAACTGCCCCGGCACGGCAAGACCATCCTCAAGGCGGCCCAGCGTTACGAAATCGACCCCCTGCTGCTCATCGCCCTGATCTATCACGAATCCCGGTTCGACTCCGAGGCGGTCAGCCGCACCGGGGTGCGCGGAATCATGCAGATCACCCAGGTCACGGCCAGGGAACTCGGCCTGGACGACCCCATGAATCCTACCAAAAGCATCCTGGCCGGAGCGCGGTATCTGCGCCAAATATGGAACCGACTGGACCATCCGGACCTTTCCGAGTGGGATCGCTGGTTCCTAGCCTTGTCCGCCTACAACCAGGGTCTCGGACATACCTGGGACGCCATGGCCCTGGCCGGAAGCCTCGGGCTGAAGGAAACGAGTTGGAACGACGTGAAACGCGTCTTTCCCCTGCTCAGCCAGCGCGACTATTACAGCAAGGCGCGCCACGGCTACACC contains these protein-coding regions:
- a CDS encoding DNA polymerase III subunit delta', producing the protein MAKAASQARTKGQTKKQTQDEAQEWAPRVVPDMYRIPGQERVVGILARLLSRTPRVLLLEGGTAEEREKLALYWTALLNCTALPAPSLLPPSLNDSPFDSPDGPELPGPDASLPVDGPRPCEHCPACSRIRDGVFLDLIYLDGREGRIGIDTVRELRGLLGQAPRDAKRRVVALGEAQELTEEAANALLKSMEDTETRNAYVLLAPQRERLLRTLVSRSWVATLSWDLDGIQEREGGPDTEWGEALARFLTTGRGWFGRTLIKGQVDRPLAFHMVHTCRRGLIRACQGRPDSSLARVFREQGSPAAWRAVDLHLDEAEQALRAQVAPTLVLDWLAVGLRGALRAPLR
- a CDS encoding transglycosylase SLT domain-containing protein, with the protein product MLIRHWRLLVFLLVFAQLVLVNKLLWDAHPPGLIKPVVRVLAPESELVHSRISPYGPGLERELVELFAEQAGVHPIWLHMDGPGAAWDELRHHRADLLVGVGYAPSRPFLDSLVTPVASGPIYARHPVGVVHQRRHHPPQDPSDLCRRKVLLPENPLLRLTFLQLLDDVDRNGLSLDDTTCSEAPLLTKEASLPVQLAAMVETEARFTLVDTGRFSLWGPFYADFQLAHSLETTLEYRWFWRDDRNLLAPKLTEFWNNMIQDNELERIQDKYLGFLPESSDRFALLHLLETLQRELPRHGKTILKAAQRYEIDPLLLIALIYHESRFDSEAVSRTGVRGIMQITQVTARELGLDDPMNPTKSILAGARYLRQIWNRLDHPDLSEWDRWFLALSAYNQGLGHTWDAMALAGSLGLKETSWNDVKRVFPLLSQRDYYSKARHGYTRGFEAVAHVEAIRYYYYVLHGLLVLERPEGKHLGRLGRPGLLS
- a CDS encoding adenylosuccinate synthase, whose amino-acid sequence is MSNIVVVGTQWGDEGKGKIVDLLTERADLIVRFQGGNNAGHTLVVGDKTFILHLIPSGILHPGKVCLIGNGVVLDPEVFCQELDALADRGLDVGPERILISPKTHVIMPYHKVLDKLREEKRTGEKIGTTGRGIGPCYEDKAARVGVRVGDFHAPDLVRSKIVQALAEKNALFTHYYRAQAMDVDAVLEEVLESGKRLTAHVGDVSERIAQAVADGRGVLFEGAQGTHLDIDHGTYPFVTSSNTVAGNVAAGAGCSPRLLGTVMGIVKAYTTRVGSGPFPTELFDSVGDHLQRQGGEFGATTGRKRRCGWLDLPLLRESIRLNGVSEIVLTKLDVLSGLDQIRICVGYELNGRELAYPPQGEGLLAAVKPIYVDVPGWSEDIGKVAAWDDLPDAARAYILRLEQELGVPVSIVSVGPDRQQTFERCT